A genomic region of Runella rosea contains the following coding sequences:
- a CDS encoding AraC family transcriptional regulator produces the protein MARLEFEKIQPTVGNSFRLYHATDEESCRVYWHHHPEYEIVYIPAGKGRRQIGRHLSRYEEGELVFIGPNIPHLNFAYGQSSDFEEFVIQLRDDFLGKEFLKNVELQSIQLLFEKSKRGLAFGVETKRKVGEKIQQMPTQTGFERMMTLLWILQEMALAVDVEVLHSEANSPDVPPKETERLRRIYSFVETHFQTEINPNDVAETVNLSLPAFCRYFKKMTHQTFTEFVNDYRINHARVMLLQNINVAEVAYECGFNNLSHFNRTFRKLTHQSPGEYRRQFSTALYSLS, from the coding sequence ATGGCACGTTTAGAATTTGAAAAAATACAGCCGACCGTCGGAAATTCCTTTCGGCTCTACCATGCCACTGATGAAGAAAGCTGTCGAGTATACTGGCACCATCATCCCGAATACGAAATCGTTTATATCCCCGCGGGTAAGGGCCGCCGGCAAATTGGCCGGCATTTGTCGCGCTACGAAGAAGGCGAATTGGTTTTTATCGGCCCCAATATCCCGCATCTAAATTTTGCCTACGGGCAAAGTAGTGATTTTGAGGAGTTTGTCATTCAGTTGCGAGACGATTTCTTAGGTAAAGAATTTTTGAAAAACGTAGAATTGCAATCCATTCAATTGCTTTTTGAAAAGTCAAAACGGGGATTGGCGTTTGGGGTGGAAACCAAACGAAAAGTGGGGGAGAAAATCCAACAAATGCCCACGCAAACGGGATTTGAGCGCATGATGACGTTGCTGTGGATATTGCAAGAAATGGCCTTGGCGGTCGATGTAGAAGTGCTGCATTCGGAAGCCAATAGCCCCGACGTTCCGCCCAAGGAAACGGAGCGATTGCGTCGAATTTATTCGTTTGTGGAGACGCATTTCCAAACCGAAATTAACCCCAACGACGTAGCCGAAACCGTAAATTTAAGTTTGCCTGCTTTTTGTCGCTATTTCAAAAAAATGACCCATCAAACATTTACAGAATTTGTCAACGACTACCGCATCAACCATGCCCGCGTAATGCTTCTGCAAAACATAAATGTGGCGGAAGTAGCCTATGAATGCGGATTTAATAACCTCTCTCATTTTAACCGAACCTTTCGAAAACTCACTCATCAAAGCCCTGGCGAGTACCGGCGGCAATTTTCAACGGCGCTTTATTCGTTATCTTAA